DNA sequence from the Ruminococcus albus 7 = DSM 20455 genome:
AAGGATATCGGACTTGTATATTCACTTCTTAGTGATGAGGATAAGAGGACTATTGCAAGTGAAATTGTGTGCATTCAGGAGCGTGTCGCAGCATTGGAATTAGAAGATATTCCTTCCGAATGGACATGGCACTCCGAAATTAATTATATGCTTGACCGAGCTGAAGAGCGTATTGCGGCAAACGAATATTTTGATATTGAAAAAGTAGATAGACTTCGCAAATCAGCAATAGCTTTAGATAAGTATTTTGACAGAATAGAGCCAATAGCATATTTAGATGATGTAAGCACTAAAAATCTATTGATACATGACGGGCATATATCCGGGATAGTTGATATAGATTGGATAGGCATCGGAGATAGGCTTACTTATGTTGCACTAACAAACATTGCTCTCCTGAACATGGGATATGATACAGATTATGTAAAATATATTCTGAAAGAAATGAATTTGAGCAGTATTCAGAAAAAAAGCATTTTTGTTTTATTCACTTATGTACTGTGTTGATTTTATGGGCGAGCGCGGAATGCAGTTTACGGATAAGTATATAGAGGTAAACGAACAAATTATTGACAGACTTAACAGTATCTATGACTTGCTTTGGAAAGAATTTGAGGAACACGGTCATTGAAATATAGTGATAAATTCTGATTTAGCTTAGCAACATAAATATGCACAATGCCCCTGAGTGCTTTGTAACACTCAGGGGCAAAACTTCTATATAGGTATCTGTCTTAGGGTGTTTATAAAGAAGTATATATTGTTTATCGGTGGATCCCCCTACACACATTACACACCTGTGCGTGTTGTCATTTGAATATGCAGTAGAGGATGCCGTAAGCTATACTTGCCAGGGTACCGTAAAGGATGACAGGTCCGCTTATGATAAAAATTTTCGCACCGATACCGGTGATAAAGCCCTCTGTGCGGAACTCAACAGCAGGTGCACATACGGAGTTAGCGAAGCCTGTAATAGGCACGAGGGTACCTGCACCTGCGTGTTTGGCGATCTTTTCGTAAAGCCCCAGACCTGTCAGCAGGGCTGAAATAAATATCAGGGTAATGGATACAGCCGAAGCACCAGCCTTTTCATCCAGTCCCAAAGCGCGGTACATTGAATCCAGCGCCTGACCGGCAGTGCATATCAGTCCCCCTATAACAAAGGCTTTCGGCACGTTTTTGTACCACTTGCTGCCGCGTGATGCGGCGGTATACATCTGCTTGTACTGTGCCTTGGTTATAGCAATTTTTCCGTTATTGCCCCTCATGGTATGACCTCCTTCAGATCCGCAGCGAAATTTTTCGGACAAATGCCGCCCTTATCCACAGCAATATTCGCCCTATATCTATTATAAACAAACAATGTACAGCTGCTTTATTTATTGTTACCGAGCAGCTCTTATTTATACATTTTTCTGTCCATTTATTAATGATCTTTGTCTATATGGGAATTATTTCCACCAAATTTTAAGCATTCTTGCTAATTCACCTATTAATAAAACGTTTCCATTGTTGTATTATACAATTTGAGTTAAATAGTTTAAACAATCGACCGCCGACCATTTTTAGCTCACGCTCTTATCATCACCGCAATTTTCAGTCATCCCCCGACGAAAACCATTACCGAAAATTTGCGTTCCGAATCTCATCATAAACCTTCGCTCCAAAAATTATATACAAAAAATGTACGTTTTATCACCCTCTCATGTCATAACAGAGGTTGTTTGTACTTGTTTTTTATCGTTTATTAATGAAGTATAAACTTCTTCCATATTTTTCCACTACTTTTTATCCTTCTTTGCTTAAACCATAGTTCAGAAAACGTTTTCGATGGCATTTCGCACAATCGCCCAAAATGCCCTTTTTGCCCCATTCCGACCTCTGAAATTTGTGTACAAAAATTGTATAGTCCTCTTCAAAAGTATTACCTCGCAAGCCTTATTTTATACAGATTTCTTCCTAATTATTAAAGGATTTTTACCTATTGTAAGATTTTTCCAGTAGTTTTTAAGCATTATTGCTAATTCATTCGTTCAGATAACCATTCTATTGACACAATCTACAATTCAAATTGTGAACACCACTTCACAATTTTCTCCGCCGATTAATTAACCGCTCGACGGGGAAATTACATCCAATGCACCAGGACTTCATATTTTCACTGCTCCATTAATTGACACCTCCCGACCGTATCTTCACCATATCATATCCCCCTCTATATAATAGAAGCCACCGCGCACACAATACCAAAGTCACCCGTTTATCGCTTAAATGAACTGCCTTGTTGTGCAAAATATCCTACTTCGTGCAACAAAATGTCTTTTCGGTTGTGCAATCACACAAAACATTTTAAATCTTGCAATATTATATTGACAAATGATATTATACGTCGTATAATATCATCAGAGCAAAGATATTGCACAACTCAAAATACTGTGAGAGAAAATATATTACACAGTATACTGCACTGCAGAGCAAAAGAGACGAGATGACACAAAACAAAAGAAACGCCTTAGGGCAAGGAGAATGACTTATGCACAGAGTAATTAAAGAAAGGAGCAGAAATATGGGATTTCCGGTCAATGCAGGATTGCTTGATGCTATGGTGCTTTCAGTGGTCCGTAACGACGATACCTACGGATATGAGATAACCCAGTTTCTCAGAAAAGCCGTTGATATCTCCGAATCGACCCTCTACCCCGTACTCCGAAGGCTCCAGAAAAATGAGTTTCTGGAAACATACGATAAGGAGTTCATGGGAAGGAACCGAAGATATTACAGAGTCACCCCGAAAGGGAACGAGGCACTGGAGGAATACCGCCGTGAATGGCAGGCACATAAAGAGAAGGTAGACAGTATATTGATGAACAAGGGGGCGGACGACAATGAACAGACTTGAATTTCTTACAAGCCTCAGATATAACCTTGAAAAAGGCGGGCTGCCCCGCGAGGATATCGAGGATGCGCTCAGCTATTATGAGGAGATTTTCCTTGATGCAGGCTACGGCAGTGACGAACAGACAGCTCAGACTCTGGGTGACCCCGAAACACTTGCCAAGGAGATACTTGTTGAAAACGGCATCCACCCCGACGGTGACGCCGCCTTTGAAGTAGGCACTGCAAAAAGAGCTCCCTTTGAAGACGTTCAGGATGTTGCATTTGAAGAAGTCGGCAAGGAGAATACCACCCAAAACAATACCGGCAATTACAATTACGGCTACGGCTATACAGGTGCCGAAAATACCAACACCGCAAATAACGGTCCGTACGCTTCTGCTGCAGCCTCCGGTATATTCTTTGATGCAGCCACAAAAGCAAATCAGGCGATCAGCAGTGCTATCCACGATGCTAAAAACGCTTTTGAAAAAGGCTTCAACGATTCCAAAATGACATCAGAACAGAAAACACAGCGCAACAATAATTTCGCCAAGATACTGCTCGTAATACTTACCTTCCCCTTGTGGATAGGTCCGGTGGTAGGCTTGTTCGGAGCACTCATTGGTCTGGTGGCTGCACTGTTTTCCGTAGTCATAGCCCTTATCGCAGGCGGCGTATCACTTCTGGCAACAGGTATAGCCCATCTCTTCATAGCTCCGCCCATCGGTATAATGATGATAGGCGGCGGTCTTATCGCCATGGGCATCTTCGGTCTTGTGGCAAGACCCGGCTTCACAGGCATCAGAAAGCTGGCAGGCGCTTTCATAAACGGCATACGCCGCCTTTTCGGAAAGTTATTCGGATGATAAGGAGGACAACATTATGAATAATATAGATCTTGAAGAAAAGACATATACCACCACCCGCAGAGGTTTCCCCGTTTTCTCCCTAGGAATGATAGTCGTCGGTGCAGTCATGCTGATCGGCGGTGCAGTGTTCTATAAAACATCTGACAGATCAAAATACACCAACGTCAATACCATATCCGTTTCCGAGGAGATCGACCTAGGCAAGACAAGATCCGTGGATATCAAAGCCTCCGCAGGCAAACTGGAGATACGCAGAAGCAATGACGATAAGGTACACCTTGAAGGTAATGTACCCAAGGACTACGTCCTCAAAGAAAGCGGCGGAATTCTCCGCGTCGGACTCGAACGTGATTTTTATATCAGCTTTGATTTCATGCAGCTGGGCGCCGTCATAGACGCAGTCCTCTACCTCCCCGATACCGAGTACAATAATATTAAGCTGGATGCAGGCGCAGGCGAGATAACCGTTTCAGAAGTAAAGTGCGATACCGCTTCCCTTGATACGGGAACAGGTGAACTGAACATCAGTGATATTGAATGCAAAGGCTTGCTTGATGCCGATATCGGCACAGGCGAACTGGATATCTCCAACGCAAAAACAGGCGGTCTGAAGGTAGACCTCGGCACAGGCGATTTCACATTCAACGGTGAGGTCAACGGCGATATAAATGTTGACTGCGGTGTAGGCGACTGCAATATAAACCTCACCAACGATAAAGATGAATTCAATAAGAAATACTCCATAAAAACCGATACAGGTATAGGCGATGTCAAAGTCACCTTCAATAACTGACAGATATCTCACAGAATAAAAGTAAAACGTATCAACATAAATACACGGAGAACAATTTATGACCAAAGATATAAAAAAAGAGCGCGTATGGAAAAAAGGCAGAACAACAAGCGCGGCAAGTCTGGCAAAACAGCGTGAGAATGACATCGTAAGCCTTACTATGGGCGCCATGGGCAGCATTGTAGGTGTGTTCATGCTGTATATGTTCAACACAAAAATAGCAAATATGCCCGTCCCGCTTCGCGCCCCTCTGATGTTCGTCCTTTACTGGGCTGTCGCTGTGATACCGATAATAATTATCCGTCAGGATAAAATGCGCCCTGCCGACCTTGGATTTGAAAAGGAAGGTATCATCAGACAGATACTTATCGGCATCGGACTGGGTCTTGCGACCTCACTTGTGCTGACAGGCATACCTGTTCTCGCAGGCTTCGGAGAGTACGTAAACAGCGGCAAGTCCTATGACGAATTATGGAAGTTCGTATACGAATTCGCTTACTGCATACTTTCGGTAGGCGCCGCAGAGGAACTGGTTTTCCGCGGCTTTATATACAGTAAACTGAAAAGCCTTTTCGGCAAAGAGATATATGCCGTCGTAGGTTCGTCCCTCCTCTTCGGACTTTTCCATGTATTCAGAGGAAATATAGCACAGATCTTCGTCACCGCAGTGATAGGCTTCATATTCTGCACCTACAAAAATAAGATAAAGGGCTGTACACTCCTGTCACTGATGATATGCCACGGCGTATACGATGCCATGATAACCGTATGGGCATTGTACAAATAAAAATATAGGCATCCTGCTGATACACCAAATTAACCGCAGTTATCCTTTACCCGCCGCAGGCGGGGAAAGGATAACATAAACACGACGTTCCCTGGTATATAGCACTTTGTGGTGATGTGATAAAGGGATGACCGTAAATAAAAATAAAAGCGTCCTGCAATAAATAAAGAGAATGCAGGCATAATAAAGGAGAAAACAAACATGAGCAAAGCAGCAAAGGCAGCCGGCAGGATACTGCGCATCATCGGCAGGATCATCCTGTGGATATTCATAGTCCTCATATCACTTCTGGTGATATGCGGCGTGGTCAATAAAATAATGCAGCAGGGCGAAAAAGACCTGCTGAAGGATGACCGCTGTCATATGGTGGAAGTAGACGGAAAAAATATGAGCATATACACCGAGGGCAGCGGCGAACACACCATAGTACTCATGTCAGGCTGGGGAACACCCTCACCCATGTACGATTTCAGACCCCTGTACGAAAAACTCAGCGATGACTGTAAGATAGCAGTCCTCGAAAAGTTCGGCTACGGCTTCAGCGATAAAACAGACGGCGAAAGAGATATAGATACCCTTGTCCGTCAGGACAGAGAAGCCCTGCAGAAGGCTGGCATAGAAGCCCCATACGTACTTTGCCCCCACTCCCTTTCGGGTCTTGAAGCTACCTACTGGGCTCAGATGTATCCCGATGAAGTCGAAGCCATTATCGGACTTGATATGAGCACATCGGTGCTTATGGAGCTTGAAAGCGACAATATGCTAACCTTTGAAAAGGTGCTCGGCAAGACCGTAGCCCTTTCGGGCATCAACAGACCCATGCTTGCTTTATCGGATCTGCCCGAGTGCCGTAACGCCGAGGAAAAGAAACAGTATATAGCCGTATATTCCGCCAACGACGGCAACAGTACCGTCCTGAGAGAGGCTGACAGCCAGAAAGCCAACTGCGAAAAGATAAAAAGCCTGCCCCTGCCCAAGACTCCCACTCTGCAATTCATATCAGGCACTAACAGGGATAACGAACGCTGGGTAGATTCTCACCGCGAGATGACAGATGCTTCTTCCCACGGCAGAATGGTACAGCTCGACTGCGGACACTACGTCCACCACTACGAATCCGAAAAGATAGCCAAAGAGATAAGATCTTTCCTGAGCGAACTGAAAAAATAATACACCCTATGAAACCGTGGGTCCACCCACGACCGAGAGGAACGACAAATGAAAAAACTGAAAAAATACGCAAAGACCATTCTGCAGATACTTCTGGTACTGGCAGCGGTCCTGCTGATATGGTCATTAGCCCTCAGGGCAGCCAAGCCCAAAAGCAGTACCTCACTGATGGATCCGCCTTTCAGTATGTGGCGGCTCACCCCCAATGTCCGAAAATGATTATTTTACAGATATTAGTTTCATAACATCGACCGCTCAGATATAAACAGACAAATAATAAGGAGGATACAAAATGAACGAAAAGAAATTTTACAGAGTAAGAAACGGTTCCATGATAGCAGGTGTGTGCTCAGGACTCGGCGCATATCTCAACATCGACCCCAACCTCATAAGGATAATATGTGTAACAGGCTGCTGCATAGGCGGACTTCCCATTATCGCATATATACTGGCAGCACTCTTTCTCCCCGAACTTCCGACCGCTCAGGATATGCCATCTGAGGTGACCTTCACAAGCATCACCCCCGATAACACCTGTAACACCGATACCACCGACAGCGGAAAAGATATTATCTGAGCGTATTGACAAACCTTCAGAAAAATAGTATAATTTCGTTAAACACAAAAACACCGTAAGGAGGATGACCATGAAAAGACTTTACAGAATAAGGAACGGCTCCATGATAGCAGGTGTATGCACAGGTATTGCAGCATACTTCGATGTAGATGTAAATATCGTCAGGATAGCAGCTGTTATCCTCGCCTGCATGGGCGGTATAGGAGTTATCCCATACATCGTTGCAGCCCTTATAATACCCGAGGGCTGATATATCAAAGGATACAAAAAGGATAAAGAACGCAAAAGGCTTTCCGCCCGACGGTTCTTTATCCTTTTTCATTATGTAACATGGTTATCCATTTAACACACCATTATAAAGGACTATATAACATCCGAGTATTTCCAGTTCTGATATTACACCAAATTAATTGGTGTGTAAACGGGATAATCAGATTATGTAAAGCATTACACTAATGAGGATTCAGCATAAATTTGTTATTTTTATAAAGCCATAGTTGTTTATATCGCTAAAACTTTGTATCTCACGCTTTACAAGTATAACGAATAGTGCTATAATGTATAGGCAATACTGCCAAGATACAGGAGGTGCAGCTATGCTGTCCGAAAACGTGCTTAATGATTATACCGAAGACTGGGTGCTGCGCTGCACAAAATCAGACTGCATCCGTTTTGATATACTCAAACGCCGCGGCATAATGCTTTTCTGTGAAGATAAACAGATAAAGCATACCTTTGAAAATATATTTGAAAAAAAGGACGTGTACTGCACTGATGTCCCTCTTTCGGGTAATGAAGAAGTGCTGTGCTGTCGCTTTTCTTTTTGTGAGGGCACTATCCCACATGAAGACGTTTTCCCCCATATCCTCATAACGGATATCCCCGAAGAAGCCGAAAAATACAGGGATAAATGCGCAGTCCTCTATACGGGCAGGATATTCGGTGCAGGATTTATCCACAGCCGTACTCCCCGTGAGAACAGTTCGTCAGTTATACACGATGTTTTCACCGCCGCACTGTTCATGGCTTCAAGAAAGGGTCTGAAAAACGGTGTGTACTACTGCGGCTTCGGCGGATGCAATATAAAAGCCAAGTCCCTTATATCCGGCGGATTTGAACATATGCTTTCATACGAAGACAGCCTGTTCATGCTGGAATACTCTCATAAACACGGGGATAAGCTGTTCTGCTTTGATAATACCTACGGCGGAAAACTCTCGCTGCTGCACGAAACACTGTTCCTGTGCCTGAATGAGTTCGACAGGATATGCAGAAAGCATGGTATAAAATACTATCTGGGCGGCGGTACTCTGCTTGGGGCAGTACGTCACAGCGGTATGATACCATGGGACGACGATATGGACGTAATGATGCTGAGAGATGACTACAGACGATTCATCTCGGTGGTTGAAAGCGAGATAAACAGCGATGAGTTCTTTTTCCAGTCTGCCGATACCGACAGCGAATACCACAGCATATTCACCAAGATAAGACTTAACGGCACCGAGTTCAAAACACGGTTCTCGTCCCGTTTCGGCAATATGCACCAAGGTATATTCATAGATATATTCGTGCATGATAAAACAGCGGATATCAAAGCCCTGCAGAAGCTCCATGTGTTCCTCACCCTTTTCGTGAGGTCAATGGTATTCCATAAGTGGGAGGGCACACCCATGCACTTCTACGGTAAAATGAAACTCCTGTGCAGGCTGACTACCCTTTTCATCAGGCATACCGATATACGTACCCTTGAAAAAATACAGGAGCGCACAGTCACATTCTTTGATAAGTTCCCCACCCATAGTCTTTACGACGGTACAGGCGAACATCTTCGACACGGGGCATTCCCCGCAAAGTGGCTGGGCAGACCGAAATATCTCCGATTCGGAGACCGCGAATACCCCGTACCCTCAGACTATGACAGGTATCTGGATTACTCCTACGGTGATTATATGAAACTTATACCCGCCAGCCTGCGCAAGGCAGGTCATGACGTGGTCAGTGTTGATTTTGGAAAATACGGGGATTGAACCCGTTCAAACGGAGGAAATATAAATGAGTGAGTATAAAGTAAAAGGCAAGCTGGGTCAGATACAGCGCCGCGCTGCTGAAAAATCTTTCTTCAAGTTCACTTTCATGCGCGCAAGACAGAAGACCGACCTGCTGATATCCTATCTGATGAAGAAATATATATCTTACAGCACCAGGGATAAGGTCGAAAAGAATAAGATAGTGTTCATGCATTATAATAATGTATATGAGTGCAACCCCAAGTATATCTGCGATGAGATAATCAGACAGGGTCTTAAATACGATATCGTGTTCGTCACCACCAAAAAGATAATGGACGAATTCCCTCTCCCATTCCCGCCCGAGGTAAGAGTTGTCAGAAGAAACTCCCTTGAACATTTCTATGAAATGGCTACCGCAAGGGTATGGGTGGATAACGCAGTAAACTTCCCCTGGAACTATGTTCCCAAAAAGGGCAACCAGATATATATAAATACCTGGCACGGTTCTATGGGTCTTAAAAAGATAGACCCCGATGCCGTAAGCGATAAACACTGGAGAAAATGCGCCGAAACAGCAGGCAGGATAACCAATTTCATGATATCCAATTCTTCATTTGAAACCATGGTATACCGTACTACCTACTGGAAAAGCAAAAGGGTAAGGGTACTGGAATACGGTCATCCCAGAAATGATATACTCTTCTGCACCGATGAGGAAAAGAAAGCAATCAAGGCTAAGATATGCGATTTCTTCGATATAGATGAGGACTGCAATCTTATCCTCTACGCGCCTACTTTCCGTGATGCAAGAAACCTTGATTGCTACGATATCGACTATAACAGAGTGCTCGAAGCCGCAAGAAAACGCTTCGGCGGCAAGTGGAAGATAGTAAACAGATATCACTTCAAGGTAGCTAACAAGCTGGCAAATGTCAAGGCAGTAAGAAACAACCCCGATATCCTTCAGGGCAACCTCTACCCCGATATACAGGAACTTATGGCTGTATGCGATATAGGTATCACCGATTACTCCAGCTGGATATGTGATTTCGTTCTCACAGGCAGACCGGGCTTCATATATGCCAACGACCTGAGATCCTACGACAAGGAAAGAGGATTCTACTATCCCCTTGACTCCACACCTTTCCCCATCGCTGAGAACAATCAGCAGATGGAAGCTAATATACTGGCATTTGATGATAAGAAGTATGCCGATGACGTTAAGCAGTTCCTTGCCGACAGAGGAAGCAAGGAAGACGGCAAGGCAGCCGAGCGCGTAGTGGGTCTTCTCAAAAAGTATATGACCGAAAGCAAGTAACGGGAGGAATAATATAATGAATATAGCAGTAATTTTCGCAGGCGGAAGCGGCGTAAGAATGGGCGCTGGCATACCCAAGCAGTTCCTTGAGATAAACGGCAAGCCCATAATCGTACACACACTGGAACTCTTTGAGAACCACAATGATATCGACAAAATATATATCGTAATGCTGAAAGACTACATCCCCTACATGAACAAGCTGGTGAAGAAGTTCGCCATAAGCAAGGTTTGCGGAATAGTCGAGGGCGGTGAAACAGGTCAGGATTCTATCTACAACGGTCTGAAAAAGGCACAGAGCGAGAACCCCGATGATTCTATCGTACTCATACACGACGGTGTTCGCCCATGGGTAAGCTATGATACTATCTGCAACAATATCGAGGGCGTTAAGCAGAACGGTAATGCTATCACCTGCACACCTTGTTATGAAACTATCCTTATGAGTACCACAGGCAAGACAGTTGAAACTGTACCCTACCGTAAGGATACCTACGCAGCACAGGCACCCCAGAGTTTCTACCTCGGTGAGATAATCGCCGACCACGACAAGGTAAGAGCTACCGAGAACCGCTATGATAATCTTGTAGACTCCTGCACACTCATAAAGAGCATCGGCAAGGAAGCCCACATGGTAGAGGGCAACCGCGGAAATATCAAGGTGACCACCCCCGAAGATGTCTATATGTACCGCGCACTTATCCAGTACCGCGAAAACGAACAGGCTTTCGGTATAGGCTCCACCCCCGATATCCTCAAGCAGAAATAATAACCGCACCCGCCGTAAGGGCGGCGCTG
Encoded proteins:
- a CDS encoding phosphotransferase family protein; the protein is MDDNIISKLCKKCFSEIPQSIERCSVGQGNYVFIVQLTDTTYVIRCSPEKNAYNDTVYWLEKLAFIEIPIPKIVAKGVFEDTEYITLTYFEGKDIGLVYSLLSDEDKRTIASEIVCIQERVAALELEDIPSEWTWHSEINYMLDRAEERIAANEYFDIEKVDRLRKSAIALDKYFDRIEPIAYLDDVSTKNLLIHDGHISGIVDIDWIGIGDRLTYVALTNIALLNMGYDTDYVKYILKEMNLSSIQKKSIFVLFTYVLC
- a CDS encoding SpoVA/SpoVAEb family sporulation membrane protein; the protein is MRGNNGKIAITKAQYKQMYTAASRGSKWYKNVPKAFVIGGLICTAGQALDSMYRALGLDEKAGASAVSITLIFISALLTGLGLYEKIAKHAGAGTLVPITGFANSVCAPAVEFRTEGFITGIGAKIFIISGPVILYGTLASIAYGILYCIFK
- a CDS encoding PadR family transcriptional regulator; translation: MGFPVNAGLLDAMVLSVVRNDDTYGYEITQFLRKAVDISESTLYPVLRRLQKNEFLETYDKEFMGRNRRYYRVTPKGNEALEEYRREWQAHKEKVDSILMNKGADDNEQT
- a CDS encoding DUF1700 domain-containing protein, producing the protein MNRLEFLTSLRYNLEKGGLPREDIEDALSYYEEIFLDAGYGSDEQTAQTLGDPETLAKEILVENGIHPDGDAAFEVGTAKRAPFEDVQDVAFEEVGKENTTQNNTGNYNYGYGYTGAENTNTANNGPYASAAASGIFFDAATKANQAISSAIHDAKNAFEKGFNDSKMTSEQKTQRNNNFAKILLVILTFPLWIGPVVGLFGALIGLVAALFSVVIALIAGGVSLLATGIAHLFIAPPIGIMMIGGGLIAMGIFGLVARPGFTGIRKLAGAFINGIRRLFGKLFG
- a CDS encoding DUF4097 family beta strand repeat-containing protein; its protein translation is MNNIDLEEKTYTTTRRGFPVFSLGMIVVGAVMLIGGAVFYKTSDRSKYTNVNTISVSEEIDLGKTRSVDIKASAGKLEIRRSNDDKVHLEGNVPKDYVLKESGGILRVGLERDFYISFDFMQLGAVIDAVLYLPDTEYNNIKLDAGAGEITVSEVKCDTASLDTGTGELNISDIECKGLLDADIGTGELDISNAKTGGLKVDLGTGDFTFNGEVNGDINVDCGVGDCNINLTNDKDEFNKKYSIKTDTGIGDVKVTFNN
- a CDS encoding CPBP family intramembrane glutamic endopeptidase — translated: MTKDIKKERVWKKGRTTSAASLAKQRENDIVSLTMGAMGSIVGVFMLYMFNTKIANMPVPLRAPLMFVLYWAVAVIPIIIIRQDKMRPADLGFEKEGIIRQILIGIGLGLATSLVLTGIPVLAGFGEYVNSGKSYDELWKFVYEFAYCILSVGAAEELVFRGFIYSKLKSLFGKEIYAVVGSSLLFGLFHVFRGNIAQIFVTAVIGFIFCTYKNKIKGCTLLSLMICHGVYDAMITVWALYK
- a CDS encoding alpha/beta fold hydrolase translates to MSKAAKAAGRILRIIGRIILWIFIVLISLLVICGVVNKIMQQGEKDLLKDDRCHMVEVDGKNMSIYTEGSGEHTIVLMSGWGTPSPMYDFRPLYEKLSDDCKIAVLEKFGYGFSDKTDGERDIDTLVRQDREALQKAGIEAPYVLCPHSLSGLEATYWAQMYPDEVEAIIGLDMSTSVLMELESDNMLTFEKVLGKTVALSGINRPMLALSDLPECRNAEEKKQYIAVYSANDGNSTVLREADSQKANCEKIKSLPLPKTPTLQFISGTNRDNERWVDSHREMTDASSHGRMVQLDCGHYVHHYESEKIAKEIRSFLSELKK
- a CDS encoding PspC domain-containing protein, whose product is MNEKKFYRVRNGSMIAGVCSGLGAYLNIDPNLIRIICVTGCCIGGLPIIAYILAALFLPELPTAQDMPSEVTFTSITPDNTCNTDTTDSGKDII
- a CDS encoding PspC domain-containing protein, with protein sequence MKRLYRIRNGSMIAGVCTGIAAYFDVDVNIVRIAAVILACMGGIGVIPYIVAALIIPEG
- a CDS encoding LicD family protein, whose protein sequence is MLSENVLNDYTEDWVLRCTKSDCIRFDILKRRGIMLFCEDKQIKHTFENIFEKKDVYCTDVPLSGNEEVLCCRFSFCEGTIPHEDVFPHILITDIPEEAEKYRDKCAVLYTGRIFGAGFIHSRTPRENSSSVIHDVFTAALFMASRKGLKNGVYYCGFGGCNIKAKSLISGGFEHMLSYEDSLFMLEYSHKHGDKLFCFDNTYGGKLSLLHETLFLCLNEFDRICRKHGIKYYLGGGTLLGAVRHSGMIPWDDDMDVMMLRDDYRRFISVVESEINSDEFFFQSADTDSEYHSIFTKIRLNGTEFKTRFSSRFGNMHQGIFIDIFVHDKTADIKALQKLHVFLTLFVRSMVFHKWEGTPMHFYGKMKLLCRLTTLFIRHTDIRTLEKIQERTVTFFDKFPTHSLYDGTGEHLRHGAFPAKWLGRPKYLRFGDREYPVPSDYDRYLDYSYGDYMKLIPASLRKAGHDVVSVDFGKYGD
- a CDS encoding CDP-glycerol--glycerophosphate glycerophosphotransferase, which translates into the protein MSEYKVKGKLGQIQRRAAEKSFFKFTFMRARQKTDLLISYLMKKYISYSTRDKVEKNKIVFMHYNNVYECNPKYICDEIIRQGLKYDIVFVTTKKIMDEFPLPFPPEVRVVRRNSLEHFYEMATARVWVDNAVNFPWNYVPKKGNQIYINTWHGSMGLKKIDPDAVSDKHWRKCAETAGRITNFMISNSSFETMVYRTTYWKSKRVRVLEYGHPRNDILFCTDEEKKAIKAKICDFFDIDEDCNLILYAPTFRDARNLDCYDIDYNRVLEAARKRFGGKWKIVNRYHFKVANKLANVKAVRNNPDILQGNLYPDIQELMAVCDIGITDYSSWICDFVLTGRPGFIYANDLRSYDKERGFYYPLDSTPFPIAENNQQMEANILAFDDKKYADDVKQFLADRGSKEDGKAAERVVGLLKKYMTESK
- a CDS encoding IspD/TarI family cytidylyltransferase, giving the protein MNIAVIFAGGSGVRMGAGIPKQFLEINGKPIIVHTLELFENHNDIDKIYIVMLKDYIPYMNKLVKKFAISKVCGIVEGGETGQDSIYNGLKKAQSENPDDSIVLIHDGVRPWVSYDTICNNIEGVKQNGNAITCTPCYETILMSTTGKTVETVPYRKDTYAAQAPQSFYLGEIIADHDKVRATENRYDNLVDSCTLIKSIGKEAHMVEGNRGNIKVTTPEDVYMYRALIQYRENEQAFGIGSTPDILKQK